The Glycine soja cultivar W05 chromosome 8, ASM419377v2, whole genome shotgun sequence genome has a window encoding:
- the LOC114421352 gene encoding K(+) efflux antiporter 3, chloroplastic-like has product MSTFIMLESLAWCQSFKGYDLTKQKSPGYSHAISRVYRNSIFMLYSVKKQVPLLPHGASHGIFHRTCVSEKFFKRSPLNVPSWRGLCKSRWERLQTNVAYDVAGAVEVIHDLGLDTLTFLAVTVLIVPTFKSIKASPILGFFCAGVVLNQFGLIRNLTDVKALSEWGILFLLFEMGLELSLARLKALAKYAFGMGLTQVVLSTLAFTAFELPPNGAVGTKILEFLFHSRPDLVNIRSVDEAVVIGAALSLSSSAFVLQLLAERGELPTRFGSATLGILLLQDLAVVPLLVILPILESQNITEGSIWPMLAQESLKALGGLGLLSLGAKYILRRVFEVVADTRSSEAFVALCLLTVAGTSLVTQNLGFSDTLGAFLAGAILAETNFRTQIEADIRPFRGLLLGLFFLTTGTSIDMQLLLREWPNVLSLLGGLIVIKTLIITAIGPRVGLTLKESVRIGLLLSQGGEFGFVVFSLANRLGVLPLELNKLLIIVVVLSMALTPFLNEAGRRAASFIEEKFDPENKQNVSETVNFNISEPVVILGFGQMGQVLANFLSNPLASGGDSDEVGWPYVAFDLDPSVVKAARKIGFPVLYGDGSRPDVLHSAGVSSPKAFMIMYTGKKKTIEAVQRLKLNFPAIPIYARARDLKHLLDLKKAGATDAILENAETSLHLGSKLLKGLGVMSDDVAFLSQLIRDSMELQAQEGIGQSDDRGLDIMKPLQVRVAVSREARVLAATTSPEAELSEMNQNDQASSVRNQREVDPEEQDYELNEAVNLEGNGVLVIKQSSEESSMIVDQSNPSSHTATEEP; this is encoded by the exons ATGAGCACTTTCATTATGTTGGAGTCTTTAGCTTGGTGCCAAAGCTTTAAG GGATATGACCTTACCAAACAGAAGAGTCCGGGTTACTCCCATGCCATTTCACGAGTTTATAGAAATTCTATTTTCATGCTTTACTCAGTTAAAAAGCAAGTGCCACTACTACCACATGGTGCTAGTCATGGGATATTTCATAGGACGTGTGTGTCagaaaaattctttaaaaggTCTCCTCTCAATGTTCCATCATGGAGAGGATTGTGTAAGTCGCGTTGGGAACGGCTACAAACAAATGTAGCATATGATGTTGCTGGTGCTGTTGAAGTCATCCATGATTTAGGATTGGATACTCTTACTTTCTTGGCTGTGACCGTCTTAATTGTGCCTACATTCAAGTCAATTAAAGCCAGTCCT ATACTTGGTTTCTTCTGTGCTGGTGTGGTactgaatcaatttggtttaatTAGAAACCTTACAGATGTCAAAGCTTTATCAGAATGGGGGATCCTTTTCTTG CTGTTTGAGATGGGTTTAGAGCTTTCACTTGCTCGTCTGAAAGCTCTTGCAAAATATGCTTTTGGGATGGGATTGACTCAG GTTGTACTGTCTACTTTAGCATTTACTGCTTTTGAACTTCCTCCAAATGGAGCTGTTGGAACAAAAATTTTGGAATTCCTTTTCCACTCTAGGCCTGATCTG GTGAACATCAGAAGTGTCGATGAAGCTGTAGTGATTGGTGCTGCTCTCTCTCTGTCATCTTCTGCATTTGTTTTACAG CTTCTTGCAGAGAGAGGTGAGCTTCCTACAAGATTTGGCTCAGCAACTCTTGGAATACTTCTTTTGCAG GATTTGGCCGTTGTCCCTCTTTTAGTCATACTTCCAATACTAGAGAGCCAG AATATAACTGAGGGAAGTATTTGGCCCATGCTTGCTCAAGAAAGTTTAAAGGCATTAGGTGGATTGGGTCTGCTTTCACTTGGGGCAAAGTACATTCTCAGAAGAGTTTTTGAG GTTGTTGCAGATACAAGGAGCTCTGAGGCTTTTGTTGCTCTTTGCTTGCTGACTGTTGCTGGGACTTCACTAGTCACACAGAATTTGGGATTTAGTGACACG CTTGGGGCTTTTTTAGCTGGAGCAATTTTAGCAGAGACAAACTTCAGGACCCAGATTGAAGCTGACATAAGACCATTTAGAGGATTGCTTCTTGGGTTGTTTTTTCTAACTACGGGAACTTCAATCGACATGCAG CTCCTTTTGCGTGAGTGGCCAAATGTACTTTCACTCTTGGGAGGTTTAATTGTTATAAAGACATTGATCATAACTGCAATTGGTCCTCGAGTTGGGCTTACTTTAAAAGAAAGTGTAAGAATAGGATTGCTTCTATCCCAAGGAGGCGAGTTTGGATTTGTTGTTTTCTCTTTAGCTAATAG GCTTGGGGTGCTTCCCCTTGAGCTCAACAAGCTGCTCataattgttgttgtattgTCAATGGCATTAACCCCATTTCTGAATGAAGCTGGAAGAAGGGCTGCTAGctttattgaagaaaaatttgACCCTGAGAAT AAACAGAATGTTTCTGAGACGGTTAACTTCAACATTAGTGAACCCGTTGTTATCCTTGGATTTGGACAAATGGGCCAG GTCCTTGCCAATTTCCTGTCCAATCCATTAGCTTCAGGAGGAGATAGTGATGAAGTAGGATGGCCTTACGTGGCATTTGATCTTGACCCCTCAGTAGTAAAG GCAGCTAGAAAAATTGGCTTTCCTGTACTCTATGGGGACGGATCACGTCCAGATGTTCTTCACTCTGCCGGTGTCTCTTCTCCAAAAGCTTTCATGATTATGTATactgggaagaagaagacaattgAAGCTGTTCAGAGGCTAAAATTGAATTTTCCTGCA ATCCCAATCTACGCCAGAGCTCGTGATCTCAAGCATCTTTTAGATCTGAAGAAAGCAGGTGCAACGGATGCCATTTTGGAAAATGCAGAG ACTAGCTTGCACCTGGGTTCTAAGTTGCTGAAAGGCCTTGGTGTGATGTCTGATGATGTGGCATTTTTGAGTCAGCTTATTAGAGATTCCATGGAGCTCCAAGCTCAAGAAGGAATCGGCCAATCTGATGATCGTGGATTAGATATTATGAAACCGTTGCAG GTGAGAGTTGCTGTCTCGAGGGAAGCACGTGTACTGGCGGCAACAACTTCACCAGAAGCTGAATTATCAGAAATGAATCAGAATGATCAAGCTTCATCAGTTAGAAATCAAAGGGAAGTAGATCCAGAAGAACAAGATTATGAACTAAATGAAGCTGTGAATTTAGAAGGAAATGGTGTTTTAGTTATCAAACAAAGTAGTGAAGAAAGCTCAATGATTGTAGACCAATCAAACCCTTCTTCCCATACTGCCACTGAGGAACCCTGA